The segment AGGTTGTTGAATTTATTCTTGGTGAGGATAAATTTGCGATCAACCTTTTTGATGTACGCGAAATAGTTGAATCGTTTAGAATAACACCTATGCCACACTCAGCCTCTTATATAAAAGGTATCATTGATCTCAGGGGAGAAATTACAACGGTTATAGATTTAAAAAAGGTTTTGAAAATTTCTAAAAATACCTCTGCGGGTCAGGTAGACTCACGGTTTATTGTTCTAGATGAGAGTGTTACAGCGGTCAAGACCGGAATCTTGGTTGATGATGTTACTTCAGTTCTGACCGTTCCGGTATCAGATATTGATCAGGCATCGCAGAATGGAGCTGAGCGTACATTTATTCTGGGAATTATCAAAAAGTCAGTAGGTGATCGGGAGAGATCTCGAAAAGAACTCATCATCTGGATTGATATAAAAGATCTTCTTACAAGGGCTGCTCTATAAATTAACACTCGGTTTTCATTTGGTGGATATCGTAAAAATCTAAATTCAACTCATTTAGACCTTTTATGTATCTCTCCTAGGGTATGATCTCCTGAAATTTAACTTGATACATATGGTTACATTCCAAATATGGGATCTTCATTCCAATATACCTGAAATTGTTATTTTATTTGTGGCTTTATCCTTATGCTATATAGTTATAATTTCTTATAATTTTTGAAGGAGGAAACGCTCAATAAAAGACCATCTGGGAAAAAAGTCACCCAATTACCCCCTATATGAGTAATTTGGAAGTAAACTGTGTATAAGTGAAGGATTTACTTTTTAAAAAAGACTATGTATTGCCCATTTTAGAGATCAAGTTGTCGCAAATATCACGAATTTTAGAATTTTTAAAAGATCACCCTGAAGGTGCATGTGTTTCAGAGATCTCTGCAGCTCTAGAAATGAATCGTAATTATGCTGCTAAGTTTCTTACCATATTATATCGTCAGGGTCAGATAGATCTTCGTATTTATGGGAAAACACGCCTTTACCAAATCTGCAATAGGGTACCTTTTCATGCAATTTGTCTTATTAGCAATGGTGTCACTCTTGGTATTGATCGTCTGGGTATTATCAGAAAGGTATCGGGGTCTGTCGAGACGTTATTATACATGCAGATCGGAGAACTTTTAGGAGTTCTGTTGAAAAGTCTGAATCACCCTGTATTAACTAATAATGATATTCTAAACCAGGTGAGATTTCTTATTGATCGGAAGGGTGGTAAACCATATCACCAGACAATTAAATTCAGAGATAAGATGCTTCGGATTACATTGATATCCTGTATTTTTGATGATGCAATGACTGGTGTTGCTATGCAAATAACTGATTTCACTTCTTGGCATATCGACATAGAATTGATTGTAGGTGGAAAAAACAATGAGTTGCATCTTATCCAAGAAAGTAAAGAATTTATTATCAGTATCGGACCCGACGAAAAAATAATATTTGCAAACCATGCATATGCAAAGTATTGTGGTTTGGCAATTCAGGAATTGATTGGAAGACAAGGTTTGCCATATTTGTCATCCTATGATATGAGCCAAATACGTGGGGCGTATTTAATTTCTCATCCAAGTATTCCTTCAAGTCCAGTACATGTTACAGCGATTCTTCCAGATGGAGAGAAGCACTGGCAAAAATGGTCTATTTTTCCAATTTTTATAAATAACAAATTACATCAGGTACATCTCCACGGAAAAGATATATCCAAACTAAAATATCTGGAGCAGGAGATTCAGGAACTCAGACAGGAAGTAGCACATATTCTTAAAGAAAAAAATGTAAAACTACGGGACCTTACTCTCCAATTGAAACGGGAGATCGAAAACCGGATAGTAATAGAAAATCAATATAATAATCAGATAAACTTCTTTCGTTCTCTTTTA is part of the Methanospirillum lacunae genome and harbors:
- a CDS encoding chemotaxis protein CheW, whose product is MEESLQIKNQDKSDTIGDEVQVVEFILGEDKFAINLFDVREIVESFRITPMPHSASYIKGIIDLRGEITTVIDLKKVLKISKNTSAGQVDSRFIVLDESVTAVKTGILVDDVTSVLTVPVSDIDQASQNGAERTFILGIIKKSVGDRERSRKELIIWIDIKDLLTRAAL
- a CDS encoding PAS domain-containing protein, whose product is MTGVAMQITDFTSWHIDIELIVGGKNNELHLIQESKEFIISIGPDEKIIFANHAYAKYCGLAIQELIGRQGLPYLSSYDMSQIRGAYLISHPSIPSSPVHVTAILPDGEKHWQKWSIFPIFINNKLHQVHLHGKDISKLKYLEQEIQELRQEVAHILKEKNVKLRDLTLQLKREIENRIVIENQYNNQINFFRSLLCDHQVIILETDISMIITSAIIPDQLSHIISNRQLVNYPLQTILLNEEKGSNINNYYNIYCATSEFRRVFCHIRTCFKIIPVITSGIPLKRLDGEFEGMCIIIEFPSLFE